A portion of the Punica granatum isolate Tunisia-2019 chromosome 7, ASM765513v2, whole genome shotgun sequence genome contains these proteins:
- the LOC116213163 gene encoding expansin-A11-like has product MKMAASIVALVLLLGNLNFKTANGFTASGWSKAHATFYGGSDASGTMGGACGYGNLYQTGYGTRTAALSTALFNDGKVCGQCYKIMCDYKTDPRWCKKGVSVTITATNFCPPNYALPNNNGGWCNSPLQHFDMAQPAWEKIGIYAGGIIPVIYQRVPCKKKHGVRFTINGRDYFELVLISNIANAGSIQSVSVKGSKTGTWASMSRNWGANWQSNKYLNGQSLSFKVTTSDGVTKIFPNIVPSNWKFGQTFSSSLQF; this is encoded by the exons ATGAAAATGGCAGCCTCCATTGTTGCATTGGTGCTGTTGCTTGGCAATCTCAACTTCAAGACTGCCAATGGCTTCACTGCCTCAGGGTGGTCTAAGGCCCACGCCACCTTCTATGGCGGCAGCGATGCTTCCGGGACCATGG GGGGAGCTTGTGGGTACGGGAACCTTTACCAGACGGGATACGGGACGAGGACCGCAGCCCTTAGCACTGCCCTGTTCAATGACGGGAAGGTGTGCGGGCAGTGCTATAAGATCATGTGTGACTATAAAACCGACCCGAGATGGTGCAAGAAGGGAGTTTCTGTGACTATCACCGCGACCAACTTCTGCCCGCCGAACTATGCTTTGCCAAACAACAACGGCGGGTGGTGCAATTCTCCACTTCAGCATTTCGATATGGCCCAGCCAGCTTGGGAGAAGATTGGCATCTATGCCGGAGGGATCATTCCCGTCATTTATCAAAG GGTCCCATGCAAGAAGAAGCACGGGGTGAGGTTCACCATTAACGGGAGGGACTACTTCGAGCTCGTGCTTATTTCCAACATAGCGAATGCAGGGTCCATCCAGTCCGTATCTGTAAAGGGCTCAAAGACCGGGACGTGGGCATCCATGTCCAGGAACTGGGGGGCGAACTGGCAGTCTAACAAATACCTCAATGGGCAGTCCCTGTCCTTTAAGGTGACCACCTCCGACGGCGTCACCAAGATCTTCCCGAACATTGTGCCGTCCAACTGGAAGTTCGGGCAGACCTTCTCCAGCTCTCTGCAATTCTAG